Part of the Labilibaculum antarcticum genome, ATTCTTATCAATCATGTGGTCGGTTCTTTTCGATCTTTCGATGAAAGATATTCCTGCCGCTGCTGCAAAACTAGGTTCTGGTATTATCTGTACTGGTGTTGTATTTGTTGGTATTTGGATGTTTATTATGGGGAAAGTTGTAGATGCTACTGGTACTTTGTTGCCTGATGGAACCATTGATGCTGCTTCATGTAATTACAGCGCTGCTTATCTATTTTTCTTCTTCTTTTATGCATACATTATTTTCTTTGCATTAAAAGGTGCTAAAATCAGAAAACAAGTAGCTTAATTTTTTACGGATTATTATACCAATTTAATTTCAAAAGGATCTTTACTAAAATGCTAAGATTTTTAGATATATCAAGGTGAAAAAAGTAAAAGATAGCTAAGTTACCTTGGATCTTTTTTAACGAAGATATAGCTGAAAAGAAACGTTTTATAAAATGAGTTTTGATGTTAATTTGGTATTAACTAAAAAAAATATAAAATGCGCGCTTACACACTTAAGAACAATAATATAGAAATTACCTTCATCGAAAGAGGAGGACAAATTACATCAATAAAAGTACCTGATGCAAAAGGTAACATTGAGGATGTTGTAGTTGGTTACGACAGCATGGATGAAATTCTTGCAGGTGATGGATATTTTGGAGCATTATGCGGTCGTTATGCCAATAGAATTGTTGGGGGTAAATTTGAAATTGATGGGAAAAAATTTCAATTAGACTGTAACAATGAAACCAATCACTTGCATGGTGGTGCAGAAGGTTTTAATTCTAAAAATTGGGCTGTTAGTCCAATTGTACTTGATAAATTTGTGCAGGCTTATCAATTAAGCCTAACAAGTGAAGATGGTGAGGAAAAATATCCTGGAAAATTGGATGTATCTGTGATTTATGGTCTGACGGCAGACAATCAGTTTGTTATTGAGTACGAGGCAGAAACAACAAAGCCTACTGTAATTAATATGACCAGTCATTCTTACTTCAATTTGCGTGGAGCAGGGAAAGCTTCAGCAGAGAATCACAAGCTGCAGTTAAATGCTTCTAAATACACACCAATTTCAGCTGAATTGGGTACTACATCTGGAGAAATTGTTCCTGTAAAGGATACTCCTTTTGATTTTACAAGTGCTAAGGAAGTAAAAGTAGCCTGTAAGACTGATCATGAGCAAATCAATATGGTTGATGGAATCGACCATAATTTTGTAATTGATGATTTTGATGGTTCTGTAAAACTTGCTGGTGTACTTTTAGATCCAGAATCGGGTCGGAAAATAGAAGTTTATACCAATCAGCCAGGTATTCAGATATATACAGGGAGTCATTTTGATGGTTCTGAAATTGGAAAAAATGGAAGTCCGATTAAACAGACTGCTGGCATAGCTATGGAAACTCAAATTTTCCCGAATTCTCCAAACTATGCCCATTTCCCTAATGCTACTTTAAAGCCAGGAGAGAAATATAAGCACGTTTGTATTTATAAGTTCTGCTAAAAAAATCTCGATAAAGCCTTGCCTTTCGAATAAAAGAGGCAAGGCATATTGGGCAATAAGTTATAAAAATACAATGTTGGATTCCTTTTGGTAGGGGAATTTCTAAACATCAAATAGAGTTGGTTTACATTCATTAAACTCTATTTGGTGTTTTCTTTTTTATTCATTTACCAGCAAATTACAACCTCTTATATCTGAATGGTCAAAGCGACCCAGAATTTCGAAGCTGCCATCGGTGTGGATCCTTCCTAAATCCTGAGTTTCGATAAAGGAACAAGAATTAATGTTGGCCAGATCAATAACGTTAACACCTCCGCTTCTACCTTGCTGTTCGTAAGAAAAAGGATCATAAGTATCCCGAATTAAAATCTTCATCCAGCTTGGCGTGAAAAACAAACTGTCTCCTTTTGAATAAGCTTGCGATAACAATTCTGTCATTCCATATTCTGAATGAATTTTCTCAACACCCAATCGTTTGGTCAGAAAAGCATGCAATTCCTCACGCGTAATTTCTTTTCGGCGACCTTTCATTCCACCGGTTTCCATAACAATTACGTCATCCAAATCCAATTGAAATTTTTCTGCCAAATCGAGCAAAGCAAAACTGACACCTAAAAGAAGGATTTTTTGTTTCTGTTTTTTTAGATTAGTAATCGTAGCAATCAATTCTTCATGATTGTGAAGGTAAAAGCCACTTTTTTCATGCTTACTATCCTTTATAAGCTTCTCCATCATATAAATAAGAGAAGAACCTTCCCGCTCCAAATAAGATGGCAGGAGAGCCAGAATGCAGTAATCGCTTACAGCTCCGTAGTATTGTTCAAACCCTTTTGTAAAGCTGGCTTCATAAATTTTCAGATCCGGCACATAATGTCGGCTGGTTAAATTTCCAGTTGTTCCGCTGCTGGTGAAAATGGTTTGCTCTTTTTTATCGGTAGAAACCACTTTGTGTGATTTAAAGAAATTAATGGGAAGAAAAGGAATTTGAGTAAGGGTTTTAACATTAGAAATATCAAATTTTAAATGCTCCAGATATTCTTTGTATACGCTATTATTCGTTGCCTGATATTGAAAAACCCGCAGTGCTGTTTTTTCAAAATCATTTTCATTCGCAATGTTAAATATTTCCTCTTCCCAATTCATTACCTTGATATCTTAAATAGTAGATTTATCAGCAAAGATAATTGAAAACTTTAAGATGAACGTGCTTTTAGTAGCTACTAATAATAAGGACCAAATTGCCAATGGACGGGTACTTATTGCCTCGGGAAGCCATCAAATTGCTAATTGGAGGGTAATTGTTGCCGATTGACGCACTCAAACTACTGATTGGAGACGAGAAAGTACTAAGGGGAGGGTGTGACCTGCCTCGGGACTAATAAAATTAGGTGTTTCAGGTGTCTTCTCCTGAAATAGCTTGACAGATTATTTTGGATTTTAAATCATTGAATAAAAAAACGCAGCCCCATTACAGAACTGCGTTGAATTTCCCTAAGGAAAGTATTTTTGGTTAAATTATCCTCTAATAGCTGTTACACCAGGAAGTTCTTTTCCTTCGATGTATTCTAATAAAGCACCACCTCCAGTAGAAACGTAACTTACTTTATCAGCAAGACCGTATTTGTTGATTGCAGCAACAGAATCACCACCACCAATTAATGAGAAAGCACCTTTTTCAGTAGCAGTTACAATAGCATCAGCAATTGCTTTAGTTCCTTTGGCAAAATTATCCATTTCGAATACGCCAACAGGTCCATTCCAAAGAATAGTTTTCGATTCTTCGATCACTTTTTTGAAGCTTTCGATAGTCGCATCTGCAACATCTAATCCCATCCAACCTTCAGGAATTGCATTTACATCACACACCTTAGTGTTCGCATCATTAGAAAAAGCATCAGCAATTAAAGCATCGGTAGCAAGGTGAAGTTTCACATTGTTCTCTTTTGCTTTCTGAAGAATTTCTCTTGCAGTCTCTAATTTATCATCTTCAACCAATGAGTTTCCAATGGTTCCACCCATCGCTTTCACGAAAGTGTAAGTCATTCCACCACCAATAATTAAATGATCAACTTGTGACATTAATGTTTTGATGATTTCAATTTTTGAAGAAACCTTAGCTCCACCCATAATTGCAGTTAATGGACGCTTAGTATCTTTTAATACTTTATCAACGCTTGATAATTCGCTTTCCATTACATATCCGAACATTTTAGCTTCCGGGAAAAATTTAGCGATAACAGCAGTAGATGCATGAGCACGGTGAGCTGTTCCAAATGCGTCGTTGATCCAAAGGTCAGCCAAACCAGCTAATTTCTTAGCAAATTCTTCATCACCTTTTTCTTCTTCTTTGTAGTAACGTAGGTTTTCAAGTAAAAGAACTTCACCTGGCTTCAAATTAGCAGCCATAGTTTTTGCACTTTCACCAATACAATCATCAGCAAATTTAACTTCAACACCAATTGATTTTGTAAGGTGAGCAACAATGTGCTTTAATGAAAATTTCGCATCTACACCTTTTGGACGACCTAGGTGAGACATCAAAATAGCAGAACCATTACCATCTAATACTTTTTTGATAGTAGGAATGGCTGCACGAATTCGTGTGTCATCAGTAATTTCGAATTGCTCGTTTAAAGGCACATTGAAATCTACTCGGATAATAGCCTTTTTACCTGAAAAATTGTAAGTGTCAATACTTTGCATGATATAATTGTCTTTAGGTTTTTTTTTCGTGTAAGCAAAGATAGCTTTTTCTGTAAATGAGTGCAAAAAAGATACTTGTAACTATTGTATCTCCAATTAATACAGGTGTTTAGGTGCTATTCGATGTTTGTTTTGAAACGATTGCGTAAAAAAATGAATTCCAATTATAAGTGCTAAAACGTCATATTTCATTACTTCTTAATTTCAAGATGACTAATTTTAGCAAAGCACTTGGATATTTTTTTAACTTTGGATATCCTAATGTATTTTTGTCGCTAAGCACTGCGATTTAGCGA contains:
- a CDS encoding aldose epimerase family protein; its protein translation is MRAYTLKNNNIEITFIERGGQITSIKVPDAKGNIEDVVVGYDSMDEILAGDGYFGALCGRYANRIVGGKFEIDGKKFQLDCNNETNHLHGGAEGFNSKNWAVSPIVLDKFVQAYQLSLTSEDGEEKYPGKLDVSVIYGLTADNQFVIEYEAETTKPTVINMTSHSYFNLRGAGKASAENHKLQLNASKYTPISAELGTTSGEIVPVKDTPFDFTSAKEVKVACKTDHEQINMVDGIDHNFVIDDFDGSVKLAGVLLDPESGRKIEVYTNQPGIQIYTGSHFDGSEIGKNGSPIKQTAGIAMETQIFPNSPNYAHFPNATLKPGEKYKHVCIYKFC
- a CDS encoding LuxE/PaaK family acyltransferase produces the protein MNWEEEIFNIANENDFEKTALRVFQYQATNNSVYKEYLEHLKFDISNVKTLTQIPFLPINFFKSHKVVSTDKKEQTIFTSSGTTGNLTSRHYVPDLKIYEASFTKGFEQYYGAVSDYCILALLPSYLEREGSSLIYMMEKLIKDSKHEKSGFYLHNHEELIATITNLKKQKQKILLLGVSFALLDLAEKFQLDLDDVIVMETGGMKGRRKEITREELHAFLTKRLGVEKIHSEYGMTELLSQAYSKGDSLFFTPSWMKILIRDTYDPFSYEQQGRSGGVNVIDLANINSCSFIETQDLGRIHTDGSFEILGRFDHSDIRGCNLLVNE
- a CDS encoding phosphoglycerate kinase: MQSIDTYNFSGKKAIIRVDFNVPLNEQFEITDDTRIRAAIPTIKKVLDGNGSAILMSHLGRPKGVDAKFSLKHIVAHLTKSIGVEVKFADDCIGESAKTMAANLKPGEVLLLENLRYYKEEEKGDEEFAKKLAGLADLWINDAFGTAHRAHASTAVIAKFFPEAKMFGYVMESELSSVDKVLKDTKRPLTAIMGGAKVSSKIEIIKTLMSQVDHLIIGGGMTYTFVKAMGGTIGNSLVEDDKLETAREILQKAKENNVKLHLATDALIADAFSNDANTKVCDVNAIPEGWMGLDVADATIESFKKVIEESKTILWNGPVGVFEMDNFAKGTKAIADAIVTATEKGAFSLIGGGDSVAAINKYGLADKVSYVSTGGGALLEYIEGKELPGVTAIRG